In the genome of Mixta calida, the window GCCATTCAGACGCTGCGCGCCAGCGATGCCGATGCGCTGGCCTATCAGCCCTATGTCCATAGCGTCACGCCGTCGCTCTCCGCCAGCACCACGCTGAAATATCGCAACCAGGCGCTTTCAGTGATGGTCAACGGCGTCGGCGAGCAGTTCTTCGCCGTGCGCGGCTATCGTCTGTCGCAGGGGATGGCGTTCGATCGTCAGGGCGTCGATCGCCTGGCGCAGGAGGCGGTGATTGATGAAAACACCCTGAAGCGTCTCTTCCCGAACGGCGAAAATCCGCTGGGCCAGGTGGTGCTCTTCGGCAATATGCCGGTGCGGATTATCGGCGTCGCCACGCGCCAGAGCAGCTTCGGCAGCGACAGCAACCTTAACCTGTGGGTGCCCTACACCACGGTAATGAAGCGCATGGTCGGACAAACCTGGCTGAGCGGCATTACCGTCAGGGTGCGCGACAACATCGATCTGTCACTGGCGGAACAGGGCGTGACGCGCCTGCTGACGCAGCGCCATAATGGCAAGGATTTCTTTATCCTCAACACCGACAGCATTCGTCAGACAATTGAAACCACCACCAATACCATGACGCTGCTGGTGGCGATGATCGCGCTGATTTCGCTGCTGGTCGGCGGCATCGGCGTGATGAATATCATGCTGGTGTCGGTCACGGAGCGCACGCGCGAGATCGGCGTGCGCATGGCGGTCGGCGCGCGTGCCAGCGATATTATGCAGCAGTTCCTGATTGAGGCGGTGCTGGTGTGTCTCACCGGCGGCATTATCGGCGTGCTGCTGTCGCTGGTGCCGGGCATTATCCTGGCGCAGACCACCAGCAGCTTCGGCATGATTTATTCACCCTTCTCAATCGTGGCGGCCTTCGTCTGCTCCAGCCTGATCGGGGTTATCTTCGGCTTTTTCCCGGCGCGACGCGCGGCACGGCTCGATCCTATTCACGCGCTGGAGCGTGAATAGCCTCCGTTGACGGCGACAGAGCCCGGATATGGAAACGGCCCCTGAAGGGGCCGTTTTTTTAATAGACGCCGGTGGAAAGGTAGCGGTCGCCGCGGTCGCAGATAATAGCGACCACCACGCTGCCCGGATTTTCCGTGGCGATGCGAATGGCGCCCGCCACCGCGCCGCCGGAGCTGACGCCGCAGAAGATGCCTTCACGCCGCGCCAGCTGCCGCATGGTCTCTTCGGCCTCCTGCTGCGCCATATCCACAATGCGATCGATCAGCTCAGGCTGGTAGATGCCCGGCATATAGGCGGCGGGCCAGCGGCGAATGCCAGGTATGCTGCTGCCCTCCTGCGGCTGTAGCCCGATAATCTGCACCTGCGGGTTTTGTTCTTTCAGATAGCGACCGACGCCGGTAATGGTGCCGGTGGTGCCCATGCTGGAAACGAAATGGGTGAGGCGCCCGTGGCTTTGACGCCAGATCTCCGGGCCGGTAGTGGCGTAGTGGCCCAGCGGGTTGTCCGGGTTGTTGAACTGATCCAGCACCTTGCCTTCGCCGCGCGCCGCCATCGCCTGGGCCAGATCGCGCGCCCCTTCCATGCCCTGCTCGCGGCTGACCAGCACCAGCTCGGCGCCGTAGGCGCGCATCGCCGCCTGACGCTCCTGGCTCATATTATCCGGCATCAGCAGCTTCAGGCGATATCCCTTCATTGCGGCGATCATCGCCAGCGCAATGCCGGTATTGCCGCTGGTCGCTTCAATCAGCAGATCGCCGGGGCTGATTTCGCCGCGCTGTTCGGCGCGCTGGATCATCGACAGCGCAGCGCGATCTTTCACTGAACCGGCGGGATTATTACCCTCCAGCTTCAGCCAGATCTCGCTGCCGTTGGCGGGCGTCAGGCGCTGTAATGTAATCAACGGCGTATTGCCGATGGTGTTTTCCAGAGTGGTCACGATATTTTTCCCGGCAGGCAAAATGAAGCGGGCGGGAAAATCCCGCCCTGGCACGCTATAAGAAGTGAGAAAATATCAGGCGCTTTCGGCAAAGGCAACCGCGCGCAGCGGGGTATTGCCCTGATAAAGCCGCGCCTGTTGTAGCCCAACGTAAAGTCGCTCGCCGCGCAGCGGGGCCGTTTGCTCGCCGTCGAACACCAGGCTGAAGGGTTCCGCCTGCCAGCCGAGCGGCTGCACCACCAGCTGCCAGAAGTGACCGCGCGGGCTCAGTTCCAGGATCTGCACCGGCAGCGGAGTTTCCAGGCTGCTCTGGCGGCTGACGTCGATCTCCCACGGACGCAGAAAGAGTTCTACTGCGCCCTGCCCGGCTGGCGTATAGCCCAGCGGCCAGTGGTGCGCGCCGACATGGAACTGGGAGCCGTGAACTTCAGCATCGAAGCGGTTGACTTCGCCCAGGAACTCCAGCACAAAGCGACTGGCCGGTTCGCGCCACACTTCATCCGGCGTGCCCACCTGCTCGATATTGCCCTGGCTCATCACCACCACCCGATCGGCCACTTCCATCGCCTCTTCCTGATCGTGGGTAACGAAAACGCTGGTGAATTTCAGTTCTTCATGCAGCTGACGCAGCCAGCGGCGCAGCTCTTTACGCACCTGCGCATCGAGCGCGCCGAAGGGCTCATCCAGCAGCAAAATCTGGGGTTCCACGGCCAGCGCGCGCGCCAGCGCCACGCGCTGCTTCTGGCCGCCGGAAAGCTGGGCCGGATAGCGGTTCGCCAAATGGCCCAGCTGCACCATTTCCAGCAGCTGCGTCACCTTCTGTTTGATCGCCTGGGTTGAAGGACGTTCGCGCTTAGGCAGTACCGTCAGCCCGAAAGCGATATTGTCGAAGACCGTCATATGGCGGAACAGCGCATAATGCTGGAAAACAAAACCGACCTGACGGTCACGCGCGTGCAGTCGGGTGACATCTTTGTCATGGAAACGCAGATGTCCGCTGTTCTGATGCTCCAGCCCGGCGATAATACGCAGCAGCGTGGTTTTACCGGAGCCGGACGGCCCCAGCAACGCTACCATCTGACCAGAAGGAATATCCAGTGAGATGTCGTTAAGCACGCGCGTACGGCCAAAAGACTTGTTGATCTGATTAATCTCAATGCTCATGATTTCCCTCCTGCTGTAAACGCTTCTGCTGGTTCTCTAACCGCCATTGCAGCGCGCTTTTCAGAAACAGTGTCACTATCGCCATCAGGGTCAGCAGCGCGGCAGCGGTAAAAGCGCCGACGGTGTTGTAGTCCTGATGCAGTAATTCAACCTGCAGCGGCAGCGTATAGGTCTCGCCGCGAATCGATCCCGACACCACCGAGACCGCGCCAAATTCGCCGATGGCGCGCGCGTTAGTCAGCACCACGCCGTAGAGCAGCGCCCAGCGGATGTTGGGCAGCGTGACGCGGCGAAACATTTGCCAGCCCGACGCGCCCAGCAGCACCGCCGCTTCGTCTTCCTGGCTGCCCTGGCTGAGCATCACCGGCACCAGTTCGCGCACCACAAATGGGCAGGTCACGAAGATGGTCGCCATCACAATGCCGGGCCACGAGAACATCAGCTGAATGCTGTGCGCGTCAAGCCAGCCGCCGATGGGACCGTTAACGCCCCAGAACAGCAGATAAATCAGGCCCGCCACCACCGGCGACACCGCAAACGGGATATCGAACAGTGTCAGCAGCAGCTGGCGTCCGGGGAAGGTAAAACGCGTCACCAGCCAGGCGAGCAGCGTACCGAACACCAGATTAACCGGCACGGTAATCAGCGCCACCAGCACCGTCAGCCAGATAGCGTGCAGCATATCGGGATCGGTCAGGTTGCTCAGTGCGGCGACCACGCCCTGCGCCAGCGCCTCGGTGAAAATCGCGATCAGCGGCACTACCAGCAGCAGAAACGAGATCAGCACGCCAAGCGCGATCAGCAGCCATTTGCCCCAGTTGATACGCTGGCGCGCCACGCCGTTCAATTGTGTAACGTCAGCCATTAGTGACCTCCCAAACGACGACCAAAGCGGCTCTGCAACGTGTTAATCGCGAACAGCAGCAGCAGCGAGGCGGCGAGGATCACCGACGCGATGGCGCTGGCGGCCGGATAGTCGAACTCCTGCAGGCGAATAAAAATCATCAACGAGGTCACTTCCGTCTTCCAGGCGATATTGCCGGCGATAAAGATCACCGCGCCGAACTCGCCCAGACTGCGAGTAAAAGAGAGCGCGGTGCCCGCCAGCAGCGCTGGCGCCACTTCCGGCAGCACCACGCGACGAAAGCTTTGCCACGGCGTCGCGCCGAGGGTTTGCGCCGCCTCTTCATACTCAGGTCCCAGCTCTTCCAGCACCGGCTGGACGGTGCGCACCACAAACGGGATGCTGGTAAAGGCCATCGCCACGGCGATGCCCAGCCAGGTATAAGAAACTTTGATATCGAACTGCGCCAGCCACTGACCGTACCAGCCGTTGACCGAAAACAGCCCCGCCAGCGTCAGGCCCGCCACCGCCGTCGGCAGCGCGAACGGCAGGTCCATCAGCCCGTCGAGCAGGCTACGGCCGGGGAAACGATAGCGCGTCAAAATCCAGGCCATCAGCATGCCGAACAGCGCATTGAAGATTGACGCCACGCCCGCCGAGAGCAGTGTCACCTTATAGGCCGCTACCACCTGCGGGTTAGTAATCACTTCCCAGTACTGCGCGAGCGACATTTGCGACAGCTGCATCAGCAGGGCGCTCAGCGGCAGCAGCAGGATCAGACAGGTAAAGAACAGGCTGCTGCCGAGGCTGATGCCGAATCCCGGAAGTACGCGCTTACTACTTGCTAAGAACATTAACCACGCCCCGCCGCTAACAGCTTATCCAGCTCGCCGCCGCTGGCGAAATGGGTCTTCATCGCCTTTTCCCAGCCGCCAAAGCGATCCTCTACGCGAAACAGGTTGGTTTGCGGAAACTTCGCCTGCGCCATCAGCTGCGGGTTATTCACCCGATAGTAAAATTGCATCATGATTTTTTGCGCCGGCGGCGTATAGAGATAGTTGAGATAGGCTTTCGCCGCCTCCGTGGTCTGATTCTTCGTCACATTTTTATCCAGCCAGGCGACCGGAAATTCCGCCAGAATATCGACGTCAGGCACGATCACCTCGTAGCCCTGATCCGCATACTGCTGACGAATGGCGTTCACTTCCGACTCGAAGCTGATCAGCACGTCGCCCAGCCCGCGATCGACAAAGGTGGTGGTGGCGCCGCGACCGCCGGTATCAAATACTTCGACGTTTTTTACAAACTGCGTCATAAACTGTTCGGTTTTGGCGCGATCGCCCTGATTGGCCTGTTCCGCTGCGCCCCAGGCCGCCAGCCACGTATAGCGTCCGTTGCCGGAGGTTTTCGGATTCGGGAAAATCAACTTCACGTCGCTGCGCACCAGGTCGTTCCAGCTATGGATCTGCTTCGGATTGCCTTTGCGCACCAGAAACGCCATGGTGGAGTAAAAAGGTGAGCTGTGATTCGGCAGGCGCGTCTGCCAGTCAGCAGGCAGCAGCTTGCCGCGGTCGTGCAGGATCTGGACGTCGGTCACCTGGTTATAGGTCACCACATCCGCCTTCAGTCCCTGCAAAATGGCCAGCGCCTGCTTTGAGGAACCCGCGTGAGACTGACGGATAGTGAGCTTGTCGTTCGGGTGCGCGGCATCCCACTGCTGGACAAAGGGAGCGTTCAGCGCCGTAAAGAGTTCGCGCGACACGTCATAAGAGCTGTTCAACAGCTCGGTCGCCTGTGCGCTGGCGGCCAGCAGCAAGGAGAGCGCCGCGCCACTGAGAAATTTATTCGCTATTGGAAATCTCATTTCACACCCTGAGTCTTGATCCGGCTCACACCACCGTACCCTCAGTGTATTTATAACTCAGGTCAAAGCTGTAACGGTTTTATATATCTTTTGATGATTTAAAAGTCGAAAAAAGCATAAGACGGCGGGAAAGCTCAGCGGAAAAACGGCAAAGCAGACAGGCGTTAAAAAGCCCGCGCGCGGCGGGCCTGAAGGCGCGGCATTACAGTGCCAGCAGCGTATCGACGGAAGGGGCGAACCATAAAGCGCCGCTGACCGGTTTGGTGAAGCGCAGCATAGCGTCAAATTTACCGTCGCGCTCGCCGAACATGCTCAGCAACTGCTGCTCGATATTATAGAGCGTCGCGCAGTAGGCGATGAAATAGAGCCCGTTAGTGCCGCTGGCGGTGCCGTAAGGCAGGCTCTGACGCAGGATCTTCAGCCCCTGCCCGTTCTCTTTTAAATCGACCCGGCTGACGTGCGACGTATCAGGACGCGCGTCGCCCTCCAGCTCCTCGTTGTCAAACTTGGTGCGTCCTATCATCTGTTCCTGCTTTTCCACGGGCAGGCGTTGCAGCTGCGCCAGGTTATGCTCCCAGCGCTGGGTAAAGACATAGCTGCCCCCGGCGTCGACGCCGTTAGCGATAATCGCCACCTGCTGACGCTGCTCGCCCTGCGGGTTTTCGGTGCCATCGACGAAGCCGGATAGATCGCGATCTTCCGTCCAGCGGAAACCATGCGTCTCTTCATCGATGCGCACCGCCGGGCCAAAAGCCGCCAGCGCCGCCTGCGCCAGGGTAAAATTCACATCGTGCCGCTGGGACTGAATATGCACCAGCAGATCGCGCTGGGTGGCTGGCGCCATATTTTTCCCCAGCGGCTGAAAATCTTTCAGTTCCGGCGCGCTCTGCGGCGGCTGCAAATCGCGCCACAGCGCATTGCCGAAGGCGACAACGGCGCCCAGTCCCGCGTCGGGATAGCGCTGTTGCAGCTGCGTTAACTGTTGATGGAAGGTTTTGACGCCCTGGCGCACCGCATTCAGGTCGCCCTGAACTCCGGCTTCCAGCCAGATGGCAAAGCGGCTGTGCTCGATAAGGATGCCGCTCTGATGTTGAGACATGCGGGTTTACTCCGAAATGATAGTGGTCGAAACAGGGCCTATCATACCGGAAAGGGACGGCGGAAGGTGAGACCGCCGCCGCGATTGGTTAGCGCTGCCAGATAATTTTGCTGACCTGCCAGTTTTTCAGCACGTCGTCCGGCGGAATCAGCCCTTCCGGGCCCGCCCACTTGCCCTGATAGAGATAGCTAATGTGCTGGCTGTTCGGCGCCTGACACAGTACAGCAGCGGCCGCCGCCTGACAGTGACCGAACGCCTTCTGATAATGATCGCTGAAAGCGTCGCCGATGCGCGTGCCGTCGGCGCTGGCGATTTTCGCATCCGTTACGTCGATACGGCTGACGGTATCTTTACCGCTGAAGGTCAGCTTCACTTCATTATCCGTCAGCGCCTGCCAGAAGGTGACTACGCCGCCCTGCTCGCCGCGCATTCCCTGGCGCAGGCGG includes:
- a CDS encoding Dyp-type peroxidase translates to MSQHQSGILIEHSRFAIWLEAGVQGDLNAVRQGVKTFHQQLTQLQQRYPDAGLGAVVAFGNALWRDLQPPQSAPELKDFQPLGKNMAPATQRDLLVHIQSQRHDVNFTLAQAALAAFGPAVRIDEETHGFRWTEDRDLSGFVDGTENPQGEQRQQVAIIANGVDAGGSYVFTQRWEHNLAQLQRLPVEKQEQMIGRTKFDNEELEGDARPDTSHVSRVDLKENGQGLKILRQSLPYGTASGTNGLYFIAYCATLYNIEQQLLSMFGERDGKFDAMLRFTKPVSGALWFAPSVDTLLAL
- a CDS encoding RpoE-regulated lipoprotein; the encoded protein is MKSLRPAFIVATLLLAGCASSGTQHSESSWWNPLDWSWSSLWPGNWFGASLTVTEQGVGGITGATPLRESAISAGLNGDYRLRQGMRGEQGGVVTFWQALTDNEVKLTFSGKDTVSRIDVTDAKIASADGTRIGDAFSDHYQKAFGHCQAAAAAVLCQAPNSQHISYLYQGKWAGPEGLIPPDDVLKNWQVSKIIWQR
- the cysT gene encoding sulfate/thiosulfate ABC transporter permease CysT, producing the protein MFLASSKRVLPGFGISLGSSLFFTCLILLLPLSALLMQLSQMSLAQYWEVITNPQVVAAYKVTLLSAGVASIFNALFGMLMAWILTRYRFPGRSLLDGLMDLPFALPTAVAGLTLAGLFSVNGWYGQWLAQFDIKVSYTWLGIAVAMAFTSIPFVVRTVQPVLEELGPEYEEAAQTLGATPWQSFRRVVLPEVAPALLAGTALSFTRSLGEFGAVIFIAGNIAWKTEVTSLMIFIRLQEFDYPAASAIASVILAASLLLLFAINTLQSRFGRRLGGH
- the cysA gene encoding sulfate/thiosulfate ABC transporter ATP-binding protein CysA, translated to MSIEINQINKSFGRTRVLNDISLDIPSGQMVALLGPSGSGKTTLLRIIAGLEHQNSGHLRFHDKDVTRLHARDRQVGFVFQHYALFRHMTVFDNIAFGLTVLPKRERPSTQAIKQKVTQLLEMVQLGHLANRYPAQLSGGQKQRVALARALAVEPQILLLDEPFGALDAQVRKELRRWLRQLHEELKFTSVFVTHDQEEAMEVADRVVVMSQGNIEQVGTPDEVWREPASRFVLEFLGEVNRFDAEVHGSQFHVGAHHWPLGYTPAGQGAVELFLRPWEIDVSRQSSLETPLPVQILELSPRGHFWQLVVQPLGWQAEPFSLVFDGEQTAPLRGERLYVGLQQARLYQGNTPLRAVAFAESA
- the cysM gene encoding cysteine synthase CysM gives rise to the protein MTTLENTIGNTPLITLQRLTPANGSEIWLKLEGNNPAGSVKDRAALSMIQRAEQRGEISPGDLLIEATSGNTGIALAMIAAMKGYRLKLLMPDNMSQERQAAMRAYGAELVLVSREQGMEGARDLAQAMAARGEGKVLDQFNNPDNPLGHYATTGPEIWRQSHGRLTHFVSSMGTTGTITGVGRYLKEQNPQVQIIGLQPQEGSSIPGIRRWPAAYMPGIYQPELIDRIVDMAQQEAEETMRQLARREGIFCGVSSGGAVAGAIRIATENPGSVVVAIICDRGDRYLSTGVY
- the cysW gene encoding sulfate/thiosulfate ABC transporter permease CysW; translation: MADVTQLNGVARQRINWGKWLLIALGVLISFLLLVVPLIAIFTEALAQGVVAALSNLTDPDMLHAIWLTVLVALITVPVNLVFGTLLAWLVTRFTFPGRQLLLTLFDIPFAVSPVVAGLIYLLFWGVNGPIGGWLDAHSIQLMFSWPGIVMATIFVTCPFVVRELVPVMLSQGSQEDEAAVLLGASGWQMFRRVTLPNIRWALLYGVVLTNARAIGEFGAVSVVSGSIRGETYTLPLQVELLHQDYNTVGAFTAAALLTLMAIVTLFLKSALQWRLENQQKRLQQEGNHEH
- the cysP gene encoding thiosulfate ABC transporter substrate-binding protein CysP, which produces MRFPIANKFLSGAALSLLLAASAQATELLNSSYDVSRELFTALNAPFVQQWDAAHPNDKLTIRQSHAGSSKQALAILQGLKADVVTYNQVTDVQILHDRGKLLPADWQTRLPNHSSPFYSTMAFLVRKGNPKQIHSWNDLVRSDVKLIFPNPKTSGNGRYTWLAAWGAAEQANQGDRAKTEQFMTQFVKNVEVFDTGGRGATTTFVDRGLGDVLISFESEVNAIRQQYADQGYEVIVPDVDILAEFPVAWLDKNVTKNQTTEAAKAYLNYLYTPPAQKIMMQFYYRVNNPQLMAQAKFPQTNLFRVEDRFGGWEKAMKTHFASGGELDKLLAAGRG